One window of Azospirillum sp. TSA2s genomic DNA carries:
- a CDS encoding sulfite exporter TauE/SafE family protein encodes MLTLPLMVGLGLTVLVTSFLSGLFGMAGGMVLMGLLLILLPVPSAMLLHGVTQFASNGWRAWLWRRHVVWPIILRFALGGSVAGLLFALVGAVPDRAVSLLILGLTPFLALAIPARWALNAQKPLHGVLGGFLCMGIQLVAGISGPLLDAFFIRSAMTRQSVVATKAAIQSVGHLVKIAYFAPLVAGSADETVEWTVILMSIAMALLGTNLSRRVLDRMSDAQFRLWSRYLVMGTAGVYLGQGLFLLAAH; translated from the coding sequence ATGCTGACGCTTCCGCTGATGGTGGGGCTTGGCCTCACCGTTCTCGTGACCTCGTTTCTGTCGGGCCTGTTCGGCATGGCCGGCGGCATGGTGCTGATGGGCCTGCTGCTGATCCTGCTGCCGGTGCCCTCGGCGATGCTGCTGCATGGCGTGACCCAGTTCGCCTCCAACGGCTGGCGGGCGTGGCTGTGGCGGCGTCATGTGGTCTGGCCGATCATCCTGCGATTCGCGTTGGGCGGATCGGTGGCCGGCCTGCTGTTCGCCCTGGTCGGCGCCGTGCCGGACCGTGCGGTCTCGCTTCTGATTCTGGGCCTGACGCCCTTCCTGGCGCTCGCCATTCCCGCCCGCTGGGCGCTGAACGCGCAGAAGCCGCTGCATGGCGTGCTGGGCGGCTTCCTCTGCATGGGCATCCAGCTGGTCGCCGGAATCTCCGGCCCCCTGCTCGACGCCTTCTTCATCCGCAGCGCCATGACCCGCCAGAGCGTGGTCGCCACCAAGGCCGCCATCCAGTCGGTCGGCCATCTGGTCAAGATCGCTTACTTCGCCCCGCTGGTGGCCGGCAGCGCCGACGAGACGGTGGAGTGGACGGTGATCCTGATGTCGATCGCCATGGCCCTGCTCGGCACGAATCTCTCCCGTCGCGTTCTGGACCGCATGAGCGACGCCCAGTTCCGCCTGTGGAGCCGCTATCTGGTGATGGGCACCGCCGGCGTCTATCTCGGCCAGGGCCTGTTCCTGCTGGCAGCACATTAA
- a CDS encoding Lrp/AsnC family transcriptional regulator codes for MDDIDRRLIDLLTVNARTSTAALGRALGLSRSTVQDRIARLERQGVIAGYTVKLGDPAPRRGVSALVMISVNARLADRAVHALRKMPEVIRLHSISGQYDLCATVGTETHDAMDAALDSIGRLPGVERTMSSIVLSTKMER; via the coding sequence ATGGACGACATCGACCGCCGGCTGATCGATCTGTTGACGGTGAACGCCCGCACCAGCACGGCGGCGCTCGGCCGCGCGCTGGGGCTGTCGCGGTCCACCGTGCAGGACCGCATCGCGCGGCTGGAACGCCAGGGGGTGATCGCCGGCTATACCGTGAAGCTGGGCGATCCGGCGCCGCGCCGCGGCGTGTCGGCGCTGGTGATGATCAGCGTGAACGCCCGGCTGGCCGACCGCGCCGTCCATGCCCTGCGCAAGATGCCGGAGGTGATCCGGCTGCACAGCATCAGCGGCCAGTATGATCTCTGCGCCACCGTCGGCACCGAGACGCATGACGCGATGGACGCCGCGCTGGACAGCATCGGCCGCCTGCCCGGTGTGGAGCGGACGATGTCGTCGATCGTGCTGTCGACGAAGATGGAACGGTAG
- a CDS encoding thioesterase family protein — MHEYSERPRRADDHPSHRPLPPGCFRVQRPIRFSHCDPAGIVYFPVYFDMFNGAVEDWFTQGLDIDYATMILQRRLGLPIVHAECDFVIPSRMGDTLTLGVLLERLGRSSLKLRINGEHEGQVRLSGSLTVVTTSLDDFAAVPIPDDIRAAMQRYQAGCDA, encoded by the coding sequence ATGCACGAGTACAGCGAGCGGCCGCGCCGCGCCGACGATCACCCCAGCCACCGGCCTTTGCCGCCGGGCTGTTTCCGGGTGCAGCGGCCCATTCGCTTTTCCCACTGCGACCCGGCCGGCATCGTCTATTTCCCGGTCTATTTCGACATGTTCAACGGCGCGGTGGAGGACTGGTTCACCCAGGGGCTGGACATCGACTATGCGACGATGATCCTGCAGCGGCGGCTGGGCCTGCCGATCGTGCATGCCGAATGCGATTTCGTGATCCCCAGCCGCATGGGCGACACGCTGACGCTGGGCGTCCTGCTGGAACGGCTGGGCCGCAGCTCGCTCAAGCTGCGGATCAACGGCGAGCATGAGGGGCAGGTGCGGCTGTCGGGCAGCCTGACGGTGGTCACCACCTCGCTGGACGATTTCGCCGCGGTGCCGATCCCCGACGACATCCGCGCCGCCATGCAGCGCTATCAGGCGGGTTGCGACGCGTAA
- a CDS encoding LysR substrate-binding domain-containing protein: MRRLPSLNGLRAFEAAARHGSFTAAAAELHVSQAAISRMVKLLEERLGFALFDRRANALVLTERGRALQPALTEAFDGIARRVEQVSAMRAGPVLTVGMGATVAVRWLIPRLSSFHLAHPEIEVRIATGGAGAPMNDDWTCAVLLGDGQWPGYEAERLFSSTLQPVCAPRLAAELRRPADLAGATLLHVSHWGEDWPRWLAAAGVTDPAAASGTRGLSFGSYAMTLQAAIDGVGVALAPRLYILDDIAAGRLATPFGPAVPMVLSWYLVYRASRREDAGFGPFRDWLYAVCAEVG; encoded by the coding sequence ATGCGCCGATTGCCCTCGCTGAACGGCCTGCGCGCCTTCGAGGCGGCGGCCCGCCATGGCAGCTTCACCGCGGCGGCGGCGGAGCTGCATGTCTCGCAGGCCGCCATCAGCCGGATGGTGAAGCTGCTGGAGGAGCGGCTGGGCTTCGCCCTGTTCGACCGGCGGGCCAACGCGCTGGTGCTGACCGAACGCGGCCGGGCGCTGCAGCCGGCCTTGACCGAAGCCTTCGACGGCATCGCCCGGCGGGTGGAGCAGGTGTCAGCGATGCGGGCCGGGCCGGTGCTGACGGTGGGGATGGGGGCGACGGTGGCGGTGCGCTGGCTGATCCCGCGCCTGTCGAGCTTCCACCTTGCGCATCCGGAAATCGAGGTGCGGATCGCCACCGGCGGGGCGGGGGCGCCGATGAACGACGACTGGACCTGCGCCGTCCTGCTGGGCGATGGCCAATGGCCGGGCTATGAGGCGGAGCGGCTGTTCTCCTCAACCCTGCAGCCGGTCTGTGCGCCGCGGCTGGCGGCGGAGTTGCGCAGGCCGGCGGATCTGGCCGGCGCCACCCTGCTGCATGTGTCGCATTGGGGGGAGGATTGGCCGCGCTGGCTGGCCGCCGCCGGGGTGACGGATCCGGCAGCGGCTTCGGGAACAAGGGGGCTGTCCTTCGGCAGCTATGCCATGACCTTGCAGGCGGCCATCGACGGCGTCGGGGTGGCGCTGGCGCCGCGGCTCTACATTCTGGACGACATCGCCGCCGGACGGCTCGCCACGCCGTTCGGACCGGCGGTGCCGATGGTCCTGTCCTGGTATCTGGTCTATCGCGCCTCCCGCCGCGAGGATGCCGGGTTTGGGCCGTTCCGCGACTGGCTTTATGCGGTGTGCGCGGAGGTTGGGTGA
- a CDS encoding DUF2442 domain-containing protein — MIPPVLPQGPRKVPRLAAVAPAAGAVLALTWEDGRADRVDLTGWLESGHPYFHQLRDPAVFASARLVDATTVEWNGDEDLAIDSMHLALLAEQQRPFGQPELIAWQDRHDLSNQEAADLVGVHVNTWSNWRTGATAVPAMLGIVCRAFSRDPLLFAARYRPRRPGRPPAAAE; from the coding sequence ATGATCCCGCCCGTCCTGCCGCAAGGCCCCCGCAAGGTCCCGCGGCTCGCCGCGGTCGCGCCGGCCGCCGGTGCCGTCCTGGCACTGACCTGGGAGGATGGCCGCGCCGACCGCGTCGACCTGACCGGCTGGCTGGAATCCGGACACCCCTATTTCCACCAGCTGCGCGACCCTGCCGTCTTCGCCTCCGCCCGTCTGGTCGACGCCACCACGGTGGAGTGGAACGGCGACGAGGATCTGGCCATCGACAGCATGCATCTGGCCCTGTTGGCCGAACAGCAACGCCCCTTTGGCCAGCCCGAGCTGATCGCTTGGCAGGATCGCCACGACCTGTCCAACCAGGAGGCGGCCGATCTGGTGGGGGTGCATGTCAACACCTGGTCGAACTGGCGCACCGGCGCCACCGCCGTGCCGGCCATGCTCGGCATCGTATGCCGCGCCTTCAGCCGCGACCCGCTGCTGTTCGCCGCCCGCTACCGCCCACGGAGGCCCGGCCGTCCGCCGGCGGCAGCAGAATAG
- a CDS encoding DUF4160 domain-containing protein, with product MGKLATIGKATIRVFGNDHLPPHFHVKDTDFEALVSIETFEVIAGDLPTAIRKEVQTWAAANKDRLVSEWNAWNPNIPFA from the coding sequence ATGGGCAAGCTGGCGACAATCGGAAAGGCGACCATCCGAGTCTTCGGCAACGACCACCTTCCCCCGCATTTCCACGTCAAGGATACCGATTTCGAGGCCCTGGTCTCGATCGAGACCTTCGAGGTCATCGCCGGGGACCTGCCCACCGCCATCCGGAAGGAGGTCCAGACCTGGGCCGCCGCCAACAAGGACCGGCTGGTGAGCGAGTGGAACGCCTGGAACCCCAACATCCCCTTCGCCTGA
- a CDS encoding chloride channel protein, with the protein MPSANRPHHPLPNRLRRPHHVWMSPRNWRRRLLFWSGAAAVGLVAVLFAVAADYAQQLFRLAVGAVPWLPFLLTPLGLAFSAWVALRVVPGSQGSGIPQAIAARHVQDPAAKRRLLSPRIAVGKILLTLVGLACGASIGREGPTVQVGASIMLMAGSIAGLGREPGLILAGGAAGVAAAFNTPLAGIVFAIEEMARSFERRTSSLVLIAVVAAGLVAVGLLGNYAYFGHTAASASWHDWEAVLATGVVGGLAGGGFSSLLLFLTRWIRCGLGGRLARHPLLIALGCGLALAAIGAATGGLTFGTGYEQARAVLDGVETLPWYYAPAKLLATVLSGICGIPGGIFSPSLSVGAGIGSIIGGLLPDSSLGAIVLLSMVSYFAGVVQAPLTAVVIVTEMSASPEMLLPLMLSAALATTLSRLVCPHSVYHAMADAFLAVLKTDAAGKPAPSKAAAIPTP; encoded by the coding sequence ATGCCTTCTGCCAATCGCCCGCACCACCCGCTGCCCAACCGGCTGCGCCGGCCCCACCATGTCTGGATGTCCCCCAGAAACTGGCGGCGGCGCCTGCTGTTCTGGTCCGGTGCCGCTGCCGTCGGGCTGGTCGCCGTCCTGTTCGCCGTCGCCGCGGATTACGCCCAGCAGCTGTTCCGGCTGGCCGTCGGGGCAGTTCCCTGGCTGCCCTTTCTGCTGACTCCGCTGGGTCTGGCCTTTTCCGCCTGGGTCGCCCTTCGCGTGGTGCCGGGATCGCAGGGCAGCGGCATTCCCCAGGCCATCGCCGCGCGCCATGTCCAGGACCCGGCGGCCAAGCGCCGGCTGCTGTCGCCGCGCATCGCCGTGGGGAAGATCCTGCTGACCCTGGTCGGGCTGGCCTGCGGCGCCTCCATCGGGCGCGAGGGACCGACGGTGCAGGTCGGCGCCTCGATCATGCTGATGGCCGGTTCCATCGCCGGGCTGGGGCGGGAGCCTGGTCTGATCCTCGCCGGTGGAGCGGCCGGCGTCGCCGCGGCCTTCAACACGCCGCTGGCCGGCATCGTCTTCGCCATCGAGGAGATGGCCCGCAGCTTCGAAAGGCGGACCAGCAGCCTTGTCCTGATCGCGGTGGTGGCGGCCGGTCTGGTCGCCGTCGGCCTGCTCGGCAACTACGCCTATTTCGGCCACACCGCCGCCTCGGCCAGCTGGCACGACTGGGAGGCGGTTCTGGCGACCGGCGTCGTCGGCGGTCTGGCCGGCGGCGGATTCAGCTCCCTGCTGCTGTTTCTGACGCGCTGGATCCGCTGCGGCCTGGGTGGACGGCTGGCCCGCCACCCGCTGCTCATCGCGTTGGGCTGCGGCCTTGCCCTGGCGGCGATCGGCGCCGCCACCGGCGGCCTGACCTTCGGCACCGGCTATGAGCAGGCGCGCGCCGTGCTGGACGGGGTGGAGACGCTGCCCTGGTACTATGCCCCGGCAAAGCTGCTGGCGACCGTCCTGTCCGGCATCTGCGGCATTCCCGGCGGCATCTTCTCCCCCTCGCTGTCGGTCGGGGCCGGCATCGGCTCGATCATCGGCGGGCTGCTGCCGGACAGCTCGCTGGGCGCCATTGTCCTGCTGTCGATGGTGTCCTATTTCGCCGGCGTGGTGCAGGCCCCCCTGACCGCCGTCGTCATCGTGACGGAGATGAGCGCCTCGCCCGAGATGCTGCTGCCGCTGATGCTGAGCGCCGCGCTCGCCACCACCCTGTCGCGGCTGGTCTGCCCGCATTCGGTCTATCACGCCATGGCCGACGCCTTCCTGGCGGTGCTGAAGACGGACGCGGCCGGCAAACCGGCCCCGTCCAAAGCGGCGGCGATTCCCACTCCCTGA
- a CDS encoding MFS transporter has translation MPPTAVPHTTDSHEDTAHPALSRSLVLLMALACGVVVANIYYAQPLVGLIGPAVGLSPETASLVVTLTQVGYGAGLVLLVPLGDLLENRRLVVVTLCSTVLALLVAAVAPTASLFLTAAFLIGVTSVAVQMLVPLAAHMAPEASRGQVVGNVMSGLLLGILLARPVSSLIADSLGWRAVFGLSAVVMVGFALLLWRVLPQRRPKGQSSYGALLGSLGRLLVRTPVLQRRTVYQTMMFAAFSLYWTSVPLLLMGAPFHLSQRGIALFALSGAAGALVAPIAGRIADRGWTRPATGFALAIAALSFFVARAGEGSIALLVLAGLLLDMGVQMNMVLGQRAIYSLGAETRSRMNAIYMAIFFLGGAAGSALAGYAFAVGGWAPVTWIGFAFPAVGLLFYLTEFRGRHAA, from the coding sequence ATGCCGCCCACCGCTGTTCCGCACACCACGGATTCCCACGAAGACACCGCCCACCCTGCCCTGTCCCGCTCGCTGGTGCTGCTGATGGCGCTGGCCTGCGGCGTGGTGGTGGCCAACATCTATTATGCCCAGCCGCTGGTCGGGCTGATCGGACCGGCGGTCGGATTGTCGCCGGAGACCGCCAGCCTCGTCGTCACCCTGACCCAGGTCGGCTATGGCGCCGGGCTGGTTCTGCTGGTGCCGCTGGGCGATCTGCTGGAGAACCGGCGGCTGGTGGTGGTCACCCTGTGCAGCACGGTCTTGGCCCTGCTTGTGGCGGCGGTCGCCCCCACCGCCTCGCTGTTCCTGACGGCGGCCTTCCTGATCGGCGTCACCTCCGTCGCCGTGCAGATGCTGGTGCCGCTGGCCGCCCACATGGCGCCGGAGGCCTCGCGCGGGCAGGTGGTGGGCAATGTGATGAGCGGGCTGCTGCTCGGCATCCTGCTGGCCCGGCCGGTGTCGAGCCTGATCGCCGACAGCCTGGGCTGGCGGGCGGTGTTCGGCCTGTCGGCGGTGGTGATGGTCGGCTTCGCCCTGCTGCTGTGGCGGGTGCTGCCGCAGCGGCGGCCCAAGGGGCAATCCAGCTATGGCGCGCTGCTCGGCTCGCTGGGGCGGCTCTTGGTGCGCACGCCGGTGCTGCAGCGGCGGACCGTCTATCAGACCATGATGTTTGCGGCCTTCAGCCTCTATTGGACCTCCGTCCCGCTGCTGCTGATGGGGGCACCCTTCCACCTCAGCCAGCGGGGGATCGCGCTGTTCGCCCTGTCAGGGGCGGCGGGTGCCTTGGTCGCCCCCATCGCCGGGCGGATCGCCGACCGCGGCTGGACCCGGCCGGCCACCGGCTTCGCGCTGGCGATAGCGGCCTTGTCCTTCTTCGTGGCGCGGGCCGGCGAAGGATCGATCGCGCTGCTGGTGCTGGCCGGGCTGCTGCTCGACATGGGCGTGCAGATGAACATGGTGCTGGGGCAGCGCGCCATCTATTCGCTGGGGGCGGAGACTCGCAGCCGGATGAACGCCATCTATATGGCGATCTTCTTCCTGGGCGGCGCGGCGGGCTCGGCGCTGGCCGGCTATGCCTTCGCCGTCGGCGGCTGGGCGCCGGTGACCTGGATCGGCTTCGCCTTTCCCGCCGTCGGCCTGCTGTTCTACCTGACCGAATTCCGTGGGCGGCACGCCGCCTGA
- a CDS encoding aldo/keto reductase, producing the protein MDQRPLGRSGLTVSPLCFGGNVFGWTADEATSFRLLDAFVDAGFNFVDTADVYSAWAPGNQGGESETIIGSWMKSRGNRDRIVVATKVGSEMGPGRKGLSPAWIRTAVEDSLRRLQTDRIDLYQSHWDDPETPFEDTLGAYKELIDQGKVRAIGASNLTAPRLREALEVSARTGLPRYETLKPEYNLYSREGYEAELEGICRENGLGVIPYYSLAAGFLTGKYRSAEDAGKSARGGGVVSKYLNERGRAILAALDEVAGRHKATPSQVALAWLIARPGLTAPIASASKPEQMGDLIAAARLRLDAEDIGRLDRASAY; encoded by the coding sequence ATGGATCAACGTCCGCTTGGTCGTAGCGGCCTGACGGTGTCCCCGCTCTGCTTCGGCGGCAACGTGTTCGGCTGGACCGCCGACGAGGCCACCTCCTTCCGGCTGCTCGACGCCTTCGTCGATGCCGGCTTCAACTTCGTCGACACCGCCGACGTCTATTCGGCCTGGGCGCCCGGCAACCAGGGCGGCGAGTCCGAGACCATCATCGGCAGTTGGATGAAGAGCCGCGGCAACCGCGACCGCATCGTCGTGGCGACCAAGGTCGGGTCGGAGATGGGGCCGGGCAGGAAGGGGCTGTCGCCGGCCTGGATCCGGACGGCGGTCGAGGATTCGCTGCGCCGGCTCCAGACCGACCGCATCGACCTCTACCAGTCCCATTGGGACGATCCCGAGACACCGTTCGAGGACACGCTGGGCGCCTACAAGGAGCTGATCGACCAGGGCAAGGTCCGGGCGATCGGCGCCTCCAACCTGACGGCGCCCCGCCTGCGCGAGGCGCTGGAGGTCAGCGCCCGCACCGGCCTGCCGCGCTATGAGACCCTGAAGCCGGAATACAATCTCTACAGCCGCGAGGGCTACGAGGCGGAGCTGGAGGGGATTTGCCGGGAGAACGGGCTGGGCGTCATCCCCTACTATTCGCTGGCCGCCGGCTTCCTGACCGGCAAGTACCGCTCGGCCGAAGATGCCGGCAAGAGCGCGCGCGGCGGCGGGGTGGTGTCGAAGTATCTGAACGAGCGCGGCCGGGCCATCCTGGCGGCTCTGGACGAGGTCGCCGGCCGGCACAAGGCGACGCCGAGCCAAGTGGCGCTCGCCTGGCTGATCGCGCGGCCCGGCCTGACGGCGCCGATCGCGAGCGCGTCGAAGCCGGAGCAGATGGGCGACCTGATCGCCGCGGCCAGGCTGCGGCTGGATGCCGAGGACATCGGGCGGCTGGATCGGGCCAGTGCCTATTGA
- a CDS encoding right-handed parallel beta-helix repeat-containing protein, whose translation MATTSTKIVVNALGKAAAGVNAHFTLLVDGQKVGEGTAGTTAKDFVFTPVLTADTAHKVQIQYDNDAVINGQDRSLTVNSISIGGKTIAPTAGIVSYDKGALDGRDVAAGQSNMWWNGTLVVNADKSYFPAATPTPAPAATAGKDTIVVNASGTAAGGVNAHFKVLVDGKQIGEATAGTTAKNFTFTTDAADHVAHKVQVQYDNDAMINGQDRSLTVNSISINGHSYASTSSAVTYDKGALDGKDVIAGQKGMWWNGTLVVNAPASDFPAGTTTTPTPTTPTPTTPTPTPTTPAPTGPAFYVATNGKDSWSGKLAAPNAAGTDGPFASLAKAQAAMRADPNIDTTYIRGGDYHQNGLWLNSQDSGVTFAGYGNEKAVIHGSSTASVSFGLGGAKNVTIEGLSFADGVTTGHYVFADNASGLTFANNVVKGGGYGITVQNSANSKVTGNQFDNTGAESIFVKAGSNFTQVSDNLIRHPNAADRGDAGIWINGSSDVKVTHNQIENSPEKAIAVGSVQTDGSDAAYRVTISYNKVINANLESNDGGGIYLINRQQDLANHTVVNNDVSGTTATNPTGQVASWGIYLDDWTSGTTVKGNVVHDNIGGVFLHGGWNNTVTENVIAGNSGAQIGLQQPVAWSGWKGHAMTGNDISGNVIDVREGTAVHIYGPANVGNLHDNFYSSLNTAEKEFDAWPQVMSSGAWGTLSNWQAAGYDKGSVMLNPGFVNPGADDFSLSSTSPVYAHGFDHIAYNDIGLLHA comes from the coding sequence ATGGCCACCACCTCCACCAAGATCGTCGTCAACGCCCTGGGCAAGGCCGCCGCCGGCGTGAACGCCCATTTCACCCTGCTGGTCGACGGCCAGAAGGTGGGTGAGGGCACCGCCGGCACGACGGCGAAGGATTTCGTCTTCACCCCCGTGCTGACCGCCGACACCGCGCACAAGGTGCAGATCCAGTACGACAACGACGCCGTCATCAACGGCCAGGACCGCAGCCTGACCGTCAACAGCATCAGCATCGGCGGCAAGACGATCGCGCCGACCGCCGGCATCGTCAGCTACGACAAGGGCGCGCTCGACGGCCGCGACGTCGCCGCCGGCCAGTCGAACATGTGGTGGAACGGCACGCTGGTGGTGAACGCCGACAAGAGCTATTTCCCCGCCGCGACCCCCACCCCGGCCCCGGCCGCGACGGCGGGCAAAGACACCATCGTGGTGAACGCGTCGGGCACCGCGGCGGGCGGCGTCAACGCCCACTTCAAGGTGCTGGTCGACGGCAAGCAGATCGGCGAGGCGACCGCCGGCACCACCGCCAAGAATTTCACCTTCACCACCGATGCCGCCGACCATGTCGCGCACAAGGTGCAGGTCCAGTACGACAACGATGCCATGATCAACGGCCAGGACCGCAGCCTGACCGTCAACAGCATCTCCATCAACGGCCACAGCTACGCCTCCACCAGCAGCGCCGTCACCTATGACAAGGGCGCGCTCGACGGCAAGGACGTGATCGCCGGCCAGAAGGGGATGTGGTGGAACGGCACGCTGGTGGTGAACGCCCCGGCCTCCGATTTCCCGGCCGGCACCACCACCACCCCGACGCCGACCACCCCCACCCCGACCACGCCGACGCCGACGCCGACCACCCCGGCCCCAACCGGCCCGGCCTTCTACGTCGCCACCAACGGCAAGGACAGCTGGTCGGGCAAGCTGGCCGCCCCCAACGCCGCCGGCACCGACGGCCCCTTCGCCAGCCTCGCCAAGGCGCAGGCGGCGATGCGCGCCGATCCGAACATCGACACCACCTACATCCGCGGCGGCGACTACCACCAGAACGGGCTGTGGCTGAACAGCCAGGACTCCGGCGTCACCTTCGCCGGTTACGGCAATGAGAAGGCGGTGATCCACGGCAGTTCGACGGCGTCGGTGTCCTTCGGCCTCGGCGGCGCCAAGAACGTCACCATCGAAGGCCTGAGCTTCGCCGACGGCGTCACCACCGGCCATTACGTCTTCGCCGACAACGCCTCCGGCCTGACCTTCGCCAACAACGTGGTGAAGGGCGGCGGCTATGGCATCACGGTGCAGAACAGCGCCAACAGCAAGGTCACCGGCAACCAGTTCGACAACACCGGCGCCGAGTCGATCTTCGTCAAGGCCGGCTCCAACTTCACGCAGGTGTCGGACAACCTGATCCGGCACCCGAACGCCGCCGACCGCGGCGACGCCGGCATCTGGATCAACGGCAGCTCCGACGTCAAGGTCACCCACAACCAGATCGAAAACTCGCCGGAGAAGGCCATCGCCGTCGGCTCGGTGCAGACCGACGGCAGCGACGCGGCCTATCGCGTCACCATCTCCTACAACAAGGTGATCAACGCCAACCTCGAATCGAACGACGGCGGCGGCATCTACCTGATCAACCGCCAGCAGGATCTGGCCAATCACACCGTCGTCAACAACGACGTGTCCGGCACCACCGCGACCAACCCGACCGGGCAGGTGGCGAGCTGGGGCATCTATCTGGACGACTGGACCAGCGGCACCACGGTGAAGGGCAACGTCGTCCACGACAACATCGGCGGCGTCTTCCTGCATGGCGGCTGGAACAACACGGTCACGGAGAACGTGATCGCCGGCAACAGCGGCGCCCAGATCGGCCTGCAGCAGCCGGTGGCCTGGAGCGGCTGGAAGGGCCACGCGATGACCGGCAACGACATTTCCGGCAACGTCATCGACGTGCGCGAGGGCACGGCCGTCCACATCTACGGCCCGGCCAATGTCGGCAACCTCCACGACAACTTCTACAGCAGCCTGAACACCGCCGAGAAGGAGTTCGACGCCTGGCCGCAGGTGATGTCGAGCGGCGCCTGGGGCACCCTGTCGAACTGGCAGGCCGCCGGGTACGACAAGGGTTCGGTGATGCTGAACCCGGGTTTCGTCAATCCGGGTGCGGACGACTTCAGCCTGTCGTCGACCTCGCCGGTCTACGCCCATGGCTTCGACCACATCGCCTACAATGACATTGGCCTGCTGCACGCCTGA
- a CDS encoding replication initiation protein, which yields MAGTGRRKARGAVAEESVPSDAAAPTKANTANTAKTAAPNLVVLGPEDLAGGAVIDGDGAAATLPAVGTESTTPVAGLTARVASATFERDGYKHLIKAAEAVYSYPANGTRLSLPAQKMLNFMIHLAGSQNFANKLYRLPKRVVRGNHKGNERIFDALKEIFDSSLVVIGPFRGRRSRAELRILSSYVRPEEEEDSDAADIHFQFTDAFLEIQRSSQLWAKLSGPAMVKVTSTYALKLYEIGMQRYQMDYPSLELDIDTLRKLMNVPEGAYKDFGILRTRTIDRAIAEVNQLAPFRVSMPEDKMKRKGRKIEAVTLDFHAKDEEEAAETYLERERHSAGRRARRIGKVDTVAPADPVEAGLADLGPLPDADDVTALWAAVLHALKGKVPAPLLAELEPERVEEAPQGGRRLVLKARNAAVADTARMNHWPSLKSALSSLTAGMIEDVAFEVAARKPKAAKAASPET from the coding sequence ATGGCGGGTACGGGGCGCAGGAAGGCGCGCGGTGCGGTGGCGGAGGAGTCCGTCCCGTCGGATGCGGCTGCGCCCACCAAGGCGAACACGGCCAACACGGCGAAGACCGCCGCCCCGAATCTCGTCGTGCTGGGGCCGGAGGATCTGGCCGGCGGCGCGGTGATCGACGGCGACGGCGCTGCCGCCACCCTGCCGGCGGTCGGCACCGAATCCACCACCCCGGTCGCCGGCCTGACCGCCCGCGTCGCCAGCGCCACCTTCGAGCGCGACGGCTACAAGCATCTGATCAAGGCGGCGGAGGCGGTCTACAGCTATCCCGCCAACGGCACGCGCCTGTCGTTGCCGGCGCAGAAGATGCTGAATTTCATGATCCATCTGGCCGGCAGCCAGAATTTCGCCAACAAGCTCTACCGCCTGCCCAAGCGCGTGGTGCGCGGCAACCACAAGGGCAATGAGCGGATCTTCGACGCGCTGAAGGAGATCTTCGACTCCAGCCTCGTGGTCATCGGCCCCTTCCGCGGCCGCCGGTCGCGCGCCGAGCTGCGCATCCTCTCCAGCTATGTCCGGCCGGAGGAGGAGGAGGACAGCGACGCCGCCGACATCCATTTCCAGTTCACCGACGCCTTCCTGGAAATCCAGCGCTCGTCGCAGCTGTGGGCCAAGCTATCCGGGCCGGCGATGGTCAAGGTCACCAGCACCTACGCGCTGAAGCTCTACGAGATCGGCATGCAGCGCTACCAGATGGACTACCCGTCGCTGGAACTGGACATCGACACGCTGCGCAAGCTGATGAACGTGCCGGAGGGCGCCTACAAGGATTTCGGCATCCTGCGCACCCGCACCATCGACCGCGCCATCGCCGAGGTGAACCAGCTCGCCCCCTTCCGCGTCAGCATGCCGGAAGACAAGATGAAGCGGAAAGGCCGCAAGATCGAGGCGGTGACCCTGGATTTCCACGCCAAGGACGAGGAAGAGGCGGCCGAAACCTATCTGGAGCGCGAACGCCACAGCGCCGGCCGCCGCGCCCGCCGAATCGGCAAGGTCGACACCGTCGCCCCCGCCGATCCCGTGGAAGCCGGCCTCGCCGACCTCGGCCCGCTGCCCGACGCCGACGACGTGACCGCCCTGTGGGCCGCCGTCCTGCACGCCCTGAAGGGCAAGGTCCCCGCCCCGCTGCTGGCCGAACTGGAGCCGGAACGGGTGGAGGAAGCCCCCCAGGGCGGCCGCCGCCTCGTCCTGAAGGCCAGGAACGCCGCCGTCGCCGACACCGCCCGCATGAACCACTGGCCGAGCCTGAAGTCGGCCCTGTCCTCGCTCACCGCCGGGATGATCGAGGACGTCGCCTTCGAGGTCGCGGCCCGCAAGCCGAAAGCGGCGAAGGCAGCCTCCCCCGAGACGTAA